Proteins co-encoded in one Neofelis nebulosa isolate mNeoNeb1 chromosome 2, mNeoNeb1.pri, whole genome shotgun sequence genomic window:
- the FIGN gene encoding fidgetin isoform X1, with protein sequence MISSTSVYGLKMQWTPEHAQWPEQHFDITSTTRSPAHKVEAYRGHLQRTYQYAWANDDISALTASNLLKKYAEKYSGILEGPVDRPVLSNYSDAPSGLVNGRKNESEPWQPSLNSEAVYPMNCVPDVITASKAGVSSALPPADVSASIGSSPGVASNLTEPSYSSSTCGSHTVPSLHAGLPSQEYAPGYNGSYLHSTYSSQPAPALPSPHPSPLHSSGLLQPPPPPPPPPALVPGYNGTSNLSSYSYPPASYPPQTAVGSGYSPGGAPPPPSAYLPSGIPAPTPLPPTTVPGYTYQGHGLTPIAPAALANSSASSLKRKAFYMAGQGEMDSSYGNYSYGQQRSTQSPMYRMPDNSISNSNRGNGFDRSAETSSLAFKPTKQLMSSEQQRKFSSQSSRALTPPSYSTAKNSLGSRSSESFGKYTSPVMSEHGDEHRQLLSHPMQGPGLRAATSSNHSVDEQLKNTDTHLIDLVTNEIIAQGPPVDWNDIAGLDLVKAVIKEEVLWPVLRSDAFSGLTASPRSILLFGPRGTGKTLLGRCIASQLGATFFKIAGSGLVAKWLGEAEKIIHASFLVARCRQPSVIFVSDIDMLLSPQVSEEHSPVNRMRTEFLMQLDTVLTSAEDQIVVICATSKPEEIDESLRRYFMKRLLIPLPDSTARHQIIVQLLSQHNYCLNDKEFALLVQRTEGFSGLDVAHLCQEAAVGPLHAMPATDLSAIMPSQLRPVTYQDFENAFCKIQPSISQKELDMYVEWNKMFGCSQ encoded by the coding sequence GCTTGAAGATGCAGTGGACGCCGGAGCATGCCCAGTGGCCAGAACAGCACTTTGACATCACCTCAACCACTCGGTCTCCTGCCCACAAAGTTGAAGCCTACCGAGGTCATTTGCAGCGCACCTATCAGTATGCCTGGGCAAACGATGACATATCTGCTCTGACTGCCTCCAACCTGCTAAAAAAATACGCAGAGAAGTATTCTGGCATCCTAGAAGGCCCCGTGGACCGGCCCGTACTCAGCAACTACTCGGACGCGCCCTCGGGGCTGGTGAACGGGCGGAAGAATGAAAGCGAACCCTGGCAGCCTTCCTTGAATTCGGAAGCGgtctatcccatgaactgtgtCCCGGATGTCATCACGGCCAGCAAAGCCGGAGTCAGTTCGGCCCTCCCTCCGGCAGATGTCTCTGCCAGCATAGGGAGCTCTCCTGGGGTGGCCAGCAACCTGACAGAACCTAGCTACTCGAGTAGTACCTGCGGAAGCCACACCGTGCCCAGCCTTCACGCAGGGCTCCCGTCTCAGGAATACGCCCCGGGATACAACGGCTCGTATTTGCATTCGACGTACAGCAGCCAGCCGGCGCCTGCCCTGCCCTCACCTCACCCCTCCCCTTTGCATAGCTCCGGGCTCCTGcagccgcccccgccgccccccccgccgcccgccctgGTCCCGGGCTACAATGGGACTTCTAACCTCTCCAGTTACAGCTATCCCCCCGCCAGCTACCCGCCTCAGACTGCGGTGGGATCTGGGTACAGCCCCGGGGGCGCGCCGCCGCCTCCTTCAGCCTACCTGCCTTCAGGAATCCCTGCTCCgacccctctgccccccaccactgTTCCTGGCTACACTTACCAGGGCCATGGTTTGACACCTATCGCCCCCGCGGCTCTGGCCAACAGTTCGGCGAGTTCTCTCAAAAGGAAAGCTTTCTATATGGCAGGGCAAGGAGAGATGGACTCCAGTTACGGAAATTACAGCTACGGCCAACAGAGATctacacagagccccatgtacaGAATGCCCGACAACAGCATTTCAAACTCGAATCGGGGGAATGGCTTTGACAGAAGTGCTGAAACATCATCCTTAGCATTTAAGCCAACGAAGCAGCTAATGTcctctgaacagcaaaggaaattcAGCAGCCAGTCCAGTAGGGCTCTGACCCCTCCTTCCTATAGTACTGCTAAAAATTCCCTGGGATCGAGATCCAGCGAATCCTTTGGGAAGTACACGTCGCCGGTAATGAGTGAGCACGGGGACGAGCACAGGCAGCTCCTCTCTCACCCGATGCAAGGCCCTGGACTCCGTGCAGCTACCTCATCCAACCACTCTGTGGACGAGCAACTGAAGAATACCGACACGCACCTCATTGACCTGGTAACCAATGAGATTATCGCCCAAGGACCACCGGTGGACTGGAATGACATCGCTGGCCTCGACCTGGTAAAGGCCGTCATTAAAGAGGAGGTTTTATGGCCGGTGTTGAGGTCAGACGCGTTCAGTGGACTGACGGCCTCACCTCGGAGCATCCTTTTATTTGGGCCTCGGGGAACAGGCAAAACGTTACTGGGCAGATGCATAGCTAGCCAGCTGGGGGCCACGTTTTTCAAAATCGCTGGTTCTGGACTCGTTGCCAAGTGGTTAGGAGAAGCAGAAAAAATCATCCACGCGTCTTTTCTCGTGGCCAGGTGCCGCCAGCCCTCGGTGATTTTTGTCAGTGACATTGACATGCTTCTCTCCCCTCAAGTGAGTGAGGAACACAGTCCAGTCAATCGGATGAGAACGGAATTTCTGATGCAGCTGGACACTGTACTAACTTCAGCTGAGGACCAAATCGTAGTAATTTGTGCCACCAGTAAACcagaagaaatagatgaatctCTTCGGAGGTACTTCATGAAACGACTTTTAATCCCACTTCCTGACAGCACAGCGAGGCACCAGATAATAGTACAACTGCTCTCACAGCACAATTACTGTCTCAATGACAAGGAGTTTGCACTGCTCGTCCAGCGCACAGAAGGCTTTTCTGGACTAGACGTGGCTCATTTGTGTCAGGAAGCAGCGGTGGGCCCCCTCCACGCCATGCCAGCCACAGACCTTTCAGCCATCATGCCCAGCCAGTTGAGGCCCGTTACGTATCAAGACTTTGAAAATGCTTTCTGCAAGATTCAGCCTAGCATATCTCAAAAAGAGCTTGATATGTATGTTGAATGGAACAAAATGTTTGGTTGCAGTCAGtga
- the FIGN gene encoding fidgetin isoform X2, which produces MQWTPEHAQWPEQHFDITSTTRSPAHKVEAYRGHLQRTYQYAWANDDISALTASNLLKKYAEKYSGILEGPVDRPVLSNYSDAPSGLVNGRKNESEPWQPSLNSEAVYPMNCVPDVITASKAGVSSALPPADVSASIGSSPGVASNLTEPSYSSSTCGSHTVPSLHAGLPSQEYAPGYNGSYLHSTYSSQPAPALPSPHPSPLHSSGLLQPPPPPPPPPALVPGYNGTSNLSSYSYPPASYPPQTAVGSGYSPGGAPPPPSAYLPSGIPAPTPLPPTTVPGYTYQGHGLTPIAPAALANSSASSLKRKAFYMAGQGEMDSSYGNYSYGQQRSTQSPMYRMPDNSISNSNRGNGFDRSAETSSLAFKPTKQLMSSEQQRKFSSQSSRALTPPSYSTAKNSLGSRSSESFGKYTSPVMSEHGDEHRQLLSHPMQGPGLRAATSSNHSVDEQLKNTDTHLIDLVTNEIIAQGPPVDWNDIAGLDLVKAVIKEEVLWPVLRSDAFSGLTASPRSILLFGPRGTGKTLLGRCIASQLGATFFKIAGSGLVAKWLGEAEKIIHASFLVARCRQPSVIFVSDIDMLLSPQVSEEHSPVNRMRTEFLMQLDTVLTSAEDQIVVICATSKPEEIDESLRRYFMKRLLIPLPDSTARHQIIVQLLSQHNYCLNDKEFALLVQRTEGFSGLDVAHLCQEAAVGPLHAMPATDLSAIMPSQLRPVTYQDFENAFCKIQPSISQKELDMYVEWNKMFGCSQ; this is translated from the coding sequence ATGCAGTGGACGCCGGAGCATGCCCAGTGGCCAGAACAGCACTTTGACATCACCTCAACCACTCGGTCTCCTGCCCACAAAGTTGAAGCCTACCGAGGTCATTTGCAGCGCACCTATCAGTATGCCTGGGCAAACGATGACATATCTGCTCTGACTGCCTCCAACCTGCTAAAAAAATACGCAGAGAAGTATTCTGGCATCCTAGAAGGCCCCGTGGACCGGCCCGTACTCAGCAACTACTCGGACGCGCCCTCGGGGCTGGTGAACGGGCGGAAGAATGAAAGCGAACCCTGGCAGCCTTCCTTGAATTCGGAAGCGgtctatcccatgaactgtgtCCCGGATGTCATCACGGCCAGCAAAGCCGGAGTCAGTTCGGCCCTCCCTCCGGCAGATGTCTCTGCCAGCATAGGGAGCTCTCCTGGGGTGGCCAGCAACCTGACAGAACCTAGCTACTCGAGTAGTACCTGCGGAAGCCACACCGTGCCCAGCCTTCACGCAGGGCTCCCGTCTCAGGAATACGCCCCGGGATACAACGGCTCGTATTTGCATTCGACGTACAGCAGCCAGCCGGCGCCTGCCCTGCCCTCACCTCACCCCTCCCCTTTGCATAGCTCCGGGCTCCTGcagccgcccccgccgccccccccgccgcccgccctgGTCCCGGGCTACAATGGGACTTCTAACCTCTCCAGTTACAGCTATCCCCCCGCCAGCTACCCGCCTCAGACTGCGGTGGGATCTGGGTACAGCCCCGGGGGCGCGCCGCCGCCTCCTTCAGCCTACCTGCCTTCAGGAATCCCTGCTCCgacccctctgccccccaccactgTTCCTGGCTACACTTACCAGGGCCATGGTTTGACACCTATCGCCCCCGCGGCTCTGGCCAACAGTTCGGCGAGTTCTCTCAAAAGGAAAGCTTTCTATATGGCAGGGCAAGGAGAGATGGACTCCAGTTACGGAAATTACAGCTACGGCCAACAGAGATctacacagagccccatgtacaGAATGCCCGACAACAGCATTTCAAACTCGAATCGGGGGAATGGCTTTGACAGAAGTGCTGAAACATCATCCTTAGCATTTAAGCCAACGAAGCAGCTAATGTcctctgaacagcaaaggaaattcAGCAGCCAGTCCAGTAGGGCTCTGACCCCTCCTTCCTATAGTACTGCTAAAAATTCCCTGGGATCGAGATCCAGCGAATCCTTTGGGAAGTACACGTCGCCGGTAATGAGTGAGCACGGGGACGAGCACAGGCAGCTCCTCTCTCACCCGATGCAAGGCCCTGGACTCCGTGCAGCTACCTCATCCAACCACTCTGTGGACGAGCAACTGAAGAATACCGACACGCACCTCATTGACCTGGTAACCAATGAGATTATCGCCCAAGGACCACCGGTGGACTGGAATGACATCGCTGGCCTCGACCTGGTAAAGGCCGTCATTAAAGAGGAGGTTTTATGGCCGGTGTTGAGGTCAGACGCGTTCAGTGGACTGACGGCCTCACCTCGGAGCATCCTTTTATTTGGGCCTCGGGGAACAGGCAAAACGTTACTGGGCAGATGCATAGCTAGCCAGCTGGGGGCCACGTTTTTCAAAATCGCTGGTTCTGGACTCGTTGCCAAGTGGTTAGGAGAAGCAGAAAAAATCATCCACGCGTCTTTTCTCGTGGCCAGGTGCCGCCAGCCCTCGGTGATTTTTGTCAGTGACATTGACATGCTTCTCTCCCCTCAAGTGAGTGAGGAACACAGTCCAGTCAATCGGATGAGAACGGAATTTCTGATGCAGCTGGACACTGTACTAACTTCAGCTGAGGACCAAATCGTAGTAATTTGTGCCACCAGTAAACcagaagaaatagatgaatctCTTCGGAGGTACTTCATGAAACGACTTTTAATCCCACTTCCTGACAGCACAGCGAGGCACCAGATAATAGTACAACTGCTCTCACAGCACAATTACTGTCTCAATGACAAGGAGTTTGCACTGCTCGTCCAGCGCACAGAAGGCTTTTCTGGACTAGACGTGGCTCATTTGTGTCAGGAAGCAGCGGTGGGCCCCCTCCACGCCATGCCAGCCACAGACCTTTCAGCCATCATGCCCAGCCAGTTGAGGCCCGTTACGTATCAAGACTTTGAAAATGCTTTCTGCAAGATTCAGCCTAGCATATCTCAAAAAGAGCTTGATATGTATGTTGAATGGAACAAAATGTTTGGTTGCAGTCAGtga